CGTTTTCCTATCTCTATCACACGATCAGCGCCGTTACGCTTATGCGCTATTGGCGGCTCTGCCAGCAGCAAGACGCCCCGCTGGAACAGCGCATCGTCGCCGAGAAGATGATTCAAGCCCTCTTGAAAGCCGAACCCAAGTTTGAAGCCATCCTGGAAGAACCGCTGGAGCCGGAGACGCTTCCCGAATGGGATTGTCTTCGCAACGGCGCCGGCGCGGGATTCGCCGCCCAATTCATCGCCGAATTCGACGCCAGCCTCGAAGGCCGCGTCTCCAAACTAGTAGATTGCAAACCAAAAAACGAAGCCTTGCTGGCCGATTCCGTGCGCGAGGTTCTAGGCCGCCCCCGCCAAACGATGTCCGATGAAGAAGCCATCGGCGTGGCCCTCGATCCCGAACGCAACCGCCTGCTGGGTGAGTCGCTCAACCTGACCACAATGGCAAAATTGACGCGCTGCCTGTTTCATCCGTCCTATACGTTCCGCAAAAAAATCAGCCATACGGCGGATTCTCAGGATCAGCGCCACCGCATGACGCCCGCCTCCCGCCCCATCCTCGCCGCGCATCTGACCGGCGATCCCGACTTCATCACGCCGGAACTAATCAAGATGGACGACGGCGTACTCTACGAATACGCCGAGACGATGGAACGGACATGGGACGCCATCCGCCAATTGCAGCGATGGGGAGTCGAGGACGAATTCGTTCAATACCTTCTGCCCAACGCCGCCGCCGTACGCTTTACGGAATCGGCCGATCTGCTCAACCTGCGCCACAAACTCGCCATGCGATTGTGCTATAACGCCCAGGAAGAAATCTGGCGGGCCTCGCTGGACGAAGCGCGGCAAATTTGCCAGACCAATCCCCTAATTGGAAAATACCTATTACCCCCTTGTTCGCTGCGGCTGCTGTCCAACCAAAAACCGATCTGCCCCGAAGGCGAACGGTTTTGCGGGGAGAAGGTTTGGACATACGAATTGGACGATTATGATAGGATTATTTAATCAATATGGCCGCCTGGGAGCGCGGACGTCCCGGCCGCCAATGGGAAAAACATTGCGGGCGAAGACGCCCGCGTTCCCAGATCCGCAATATGAGTTGATGATAGAGATATTATGAAATCCCCATTTTTCGACGCCCGCTTGTTGCGGCGGCTTTGGGAAATTTCCTGGCCTACCATCGTCTACGCCATTCTGGAAACGACCGTAGGCTTGGCGGATATCTATTTTTCCGGCTTTTTGGGCAGCGACGCCGTGGCCGCCGTCGGATTTTCCCGCCAGATTTTTCTCGTGCTCATGATCGGCACGTTGGCGATAACCACCGGGACCATCACTCTGGTAGCTCAATATTTCGGGGC
This genomic window from Candidatus Omnitrophota bacterium contains:
- a CDS encoding FAD-dependent thymidylate synthase, with the translated sequence MKARFLSPEPVVELVKRFDGAYENFLAAARTCYSSKGIVSEQDIGDRWDFLAQSLYRAGHHTTLQHAHYQFALDRVSRHFLWSFLHSHPFYNSEQASQRYVEVKSGCAAIPPLSGQALSLYEETIAFQMDRYRSLTARLMPLAEEQYVRRFPKRPLDKARFRGDVKKKAQEIARYVLPVATFSYLYHTISAVTLMRYWRLCQQQDAPLEQRIVAEKMIQALLKAEPKFEAILEEPLEPETLPEWDCLRNGAGAGFAAQFIAEFDASLEGRVSKLVDCKPKNEALLADSVREVLGRPRQTMSDEEAIGVALDPERNRLLGESLNLTTMAKLTRCLFHPSYTFRKKISHTADSQDQRHRMTPASRPILAAHLTGDPDFITPELIKMDDGVLYEYAETMERTWDAIRQLQRWGVEDEFVQYLLPNAAAVRFTESADLLNLRHKLAMRLCYNAQEEIWRASLDEARQICQTNPLIGKYLLPPCSLRLLSNQKPICPEGERFCGEKVWTYELDDYDRII